Proteins from one Desulfonema limicola genomic window:
- a CDS encoding choice-of-anchor D domain-containing protein: MKLFNSIILTAFIFLVCPVPVLAIETSATSINFGTFHIGQSLPVRNLTIINNHPENDLTILDFRFSGPDSSCFKVISTSGTTQMAPTESMTVVLQFTPSRLGTHNADYIIVSDDTASAAITISLTGIQEDYPDSQWVFYFAEESIVIDCPKGGDYCEAETWFEVSPPLNSNCGDSSTPLDFAKAVADNMQLSFSPCSQIIAPDLIGNPSYGIIYETRNGTCETESNAKCVLQAAIDPASVTLTGNDCHVKGKLKISVSGTDNVKNCTDYSYEDTDENGAPVTINTGFHFFLTSGVTAFFPHTGEKSYEDNLEIIVTGNQDQEIEDYTDLEYYRASIRVTDLEGTLVDFELRFRDATGSYVALPTAVSVTKIDWTIDDILTWSASPPDGFMWTDYDFPGTEHKVRALVHISFNSSSGPVNVVLKSNELRLYVPNPGTCADGSVPKVRNVPPTLKPDTAPARAIFSNVTVDNIPDYGNYTGTGDLFNISPGYWHGGAAKGGIWDSWVNDNNAGRVGTRKFTFKNALPWEVYELCPVVDVELPDVLNNEIVDLDGDVPGYYNACADTKNLVCPIETDGMIAWNLAWTTYGWLCLRHVCIFQEDNTINVDQGEFWNCDE; the protein is encoded by the coding sequence ATGAAATTGTTTAACAGCATAATCCTGACGGCTTTCATATTCCTGGTCTGCCCGGTACCAGTCTTGGCCATTGAAACTTCGGCAACAAGTATTAATTTCGGAACCTTTCACATAGGTCAGTCACTTCCTGTACGGAATCTGACAATTATTAACAATCATCCTGAAAATGATCTGACCATTCTTGATTTTCGTTTTTCAGGGCCTGACTCATCCTGCTTCAAGGTAATCAGCACATCAGGAACCACACAGATGGCTCCGACCGAATCCATGACTGTTGTGCTTCAGTTTACGCCTTCCCGCTTGGGTACTCATAATGCAGATTACATAATTGTTTCAGATGATACAGCATCAGCTGCAATCACGATTTCACTTACCGGGATTCAGGAAGATTATCCTGACAGTCAATGGGTGTTCTATTTTGCAGAAGAATCCATTGTAATTGACTGCCCAAAAGGAGGCGATTACTGCGAAGCTGAAACATGGTTTGAGGTCAGTCCTCCTTTAAACAGCAATTGCGGCGATTCTTCAACCCCTCTTGATTTTGCAAAAGCTGTTGCAGATAATATGCAGCTTTCATTTTCTCCTTGCAGCCAGATCATAGCCCCTGACCTGATCGGCAATCCCAGTTACGGGATTATCTATGAAACCAGAAACGGAACATGCGAAACAGAATCCAATGCAAAATGTGTGCTTCAAGCAGCCATAGATCCTGCATCAGTAACCCTTACAGGCAATGACTGCCATGTAAAAGGAAAGTTGAAGATTTCCGTATCAGGTACTGACAATGTTAAAAACTGCACTGATTATTCATATGAAGATACAGATGAAAACGGTGCTCCTGTGACAATTAATACAGGATTTCATTTTTTTCTTACATCAGGTGTAACAGCATTTTTTCCTCATACTGGTGAAAAAAGCTATGAAGACAACCTTGAGATCATAGTAACCGGCAATCAGGATCAGGAAATAGAGGATTATACAGACCTGGAATATTACAGGGCATCCATCCGCGTCACTGACCTTGAAGGCACCCTGGTTGATTTTGAACTCAGATTCAGGGATGCCACAGGAAGTTATGTTGCCCTGCCTACTGCTGTTTCCGTCACTAAAATTGACTGGACTATTGATGATATTCTTACCTGGTCTGCCTCTCCTCCTGACGGTTTCATGTGGACAGATTATGATTTTCCGGGAACAGAGCATAAGGTCAGGGCACTGGTGCATATTTCCTTTAACTCAAGTTCAGGCCCGGTAAATGTGGTTCTGAAAAGCAATGAATTAAGGTTGTATGTGCCCAATCCAGGAACCTGTGCTGACGGTTCAGTGCCAAAGGTCAGAAATGTCCCCCCGACTCTGAAACCGGATACAGCTCCGGCAAGGGCAATATTTTCAAATGTCACAGTAGATAATATCCCGGACTATGGAAATTACACAGGAACCGGTGATCTTTTCAATATCTCACCCGGATACTGGCATGGAGGTGCTGCAAAAGGAGGAATCTGGGATTCATGGGTTAATGACAATAATGCAGGAAGGGTTGGAACAAGAAAATTTACCTTTAAAAACGCTCTTCCCTGGGAGGTTTATGAATTATGCCCGGTTGTTGATGTGGAACTGCCGGATGTTTTAAACAACGAAATTGTTGATCTGGATGGAGACGTGCCAGGATATTACAATGCCTGTGCAGATACTAAAAACCTAGTTTGCCCCATTGAAACCGATGGAATGATAGCCTGGAATCTGGCCTGGACTACCTATGGATGGCTTTGTTTAAGGCATGTGTGCATTTTTCAGGAAGACAATACAATTAATGTAGATCAGGGGGAGTTCTGGAATTGTGATGAATAA
- a CDS encoding TraU family protein, producing MPSLSDMMGAMNWECMFPVRIAGTRIDPYRDETDNIDQSNMDFNTIVNASGSNPNDSDSSDVFCKCESAGVVTETPIGITVSFWEPTRVIEVVKDSFCFPLLGSDLSGEITGSDADSMRQSKDGTVQVVKPGVQQSFWQAHYYVFPVMAILEVLTDFICMDFSAFDLGYMTEVDPRWDDSELSALLTPETVLFANPVAQLACIPDVMAATVKYTINTLYWCQGAWAKVFPLTGFVTHTGTPVQSQAAILGRTIYNLHRSFVLWGTVGTEAMCHRVPMPIWKKGQYKWQLLWPKRDTKCRVIGEPGFKWSSNKNPPFPDKNPDNFVNLLWRKRDCCAR from the coding sequence ATGCCGTCACTTTCTGACATGATGGGAGCCATGAACTGGGAGTGCATGTTCCCGGTCAGGATTGCAGGAACACGGATTGATCCTTACAGGGATGAAACAGACAATATTGACCAGAGCAATATGGATTTTAATACCATTGTCAATGCTTCGGGTTCCAATCCCAATGATTCTGACAGCAGTGATGTTTTCTGCAAATGTGAAAGTGCCGGGGTAGTAACTGAAACTCCCATCGGGATTACAGTGAGCTTCTGGGAACCCACCCGTGTAATTGAAGTAGTGAAAGATTCATTCTGTTTTCCCCTGCTCGGCTCTGATTTAAGCGGGGAGATAACAGGTTCTGATGCTGACAGTATGCGCCAGTCAAAAGACGGAACCGTTCAGGTTGTAAAGCCCGGAGTGCAGCAGAGTTTCTGGCAGGCCCATTATTATGTTTTTCCTGTCATGGCCATACTTGAAGTGCTTACAGACTTTATCTGCATGGATTTTTCCGCATTTGATCTCGGATACATGACAGAGGTTGATCCCAGATGGGATGATTCAGAACTGTCTGCACTTTTAACCCCGGAAACAGTGCTGTTTGCAAATCCTGTTGCTCAACTGGCCTGCATTCCTGATGTCATGGCTGCAACTGTAAAGTACACCATCAATACCCTTTACTGGTGTCAGGGAGCCTGGGCAAAGGTCTTTCCCCTTACCGGATTTGTTACCCACACAGGAACCCCGGTTCAGTCCCAGGCCGCTATCCTGGGCAGAACCATTTATAATCTTCACCGCTCCTTTGTGCTGTGGGGAACAGTGGGAACAGAGGCAATGTGCCACAGGGTTCCCATGCCTATATGGAAAAAAGGCCAATATAAATGGCAGCTGCTCTGGCCCAAAAGAGATACCAAGTGCAGGGTTATAGGAGAACCTGGATTTAAATGGAGTAGCAACAAGAATCCCCCTTTTCCTGATAAAAATCCTGATAATTTTGTAAACCTGTTATGGAGAAAAAGGGACTGCTGTGCAAGATAA
- a CDS encoding conjugal transfer protein TraG N-terminal domain-containing protein: protein MWDIYPVGVDAEMLASILNWISQAVYGSSGSTTLTGAVKFMLASSFLMGLITVIITTGLSPKGGFSGFFQWMMGAIIVSTGLFTYPVQCVVHDLSIEQYNANTGSAMTWGHTTNHVPIGIALPLFMATTFELETTSLIDSTFTSNVIPSGFGDYLYLSSGGGIGALGNILLAMHDASMQDPRLTLNTANFAKECLVPAVTLKVISNSELANSDDLMATIGNNLLLNYYANYENPEGSSPAYTTMACNTYWGQLTADWTASQNNLYSTFARQGFLPSQNVNVALDVAEGVMRSAFNNGTLNSADVLRNAWFGRMIDMGIGEAMGFESGAVQLMSQRVREFKADQRAYGIMALMWLPKIKSILLCIVCALWLPLIPFMLLNNFKVPLGWFGLLLWLSLWGVMLSVINAIYTDQLIEVTSNVAATASGNHTLSFGNRWYLWSESTNVLAGMGLSVSWMIPLSGIVLSWLGLKTMSSSAVEQRFNRAAGDISRLEDVSAAGNLHYENTKVMAQGGRPEEMANANAFRYANTVAAPGQSYGMYGKSGAVNPVMNRASVDQALTGTTGNAHTGIQGQSMDMKTEMPDAGFTAANAAMFDQFTSDYQGTFNRGMSASLSETTRASAKAEQASNVKHAAQEAFKNSTGVDVSNVQQWSRDLGYGADWIHSEEARQGVALAMSVKDHLIQQFGYSDSEATRMSSRYMHLMEGKLGLGIGGSTDKPSSMSGISPSESSEIPVTKVKKGIDAGAGYKIAAQLANEAGRGTGKTAKIDKREDAYTGLDSSVQRSSSDSGSIRTGEKGSMGNSKRVSDTASRIYSALQTYEKSISESESLSHEASEARALQHMFSANAGFNTIGRLFGHHVKSGAVDGINESNVSRHLPEAISSFRKAWEDDRKRNQLMKDYAIEKGIISDEGARAFESDNMAESPRQMIVQQGISLSDGNTIMEDSDNQTFNILKSHGNDILGSQGNIMNILRQAGITASNKAGDKTLFEDVFNIVANGKNDPESMQQDLSSRLKNISDSSQLQVAAIAAKHGYMQRVTDPIEAAKETAKYYGSAIQNTFSNVISSIPKANYQTNPGIIGNVDSETMKFDDLNPESGKGLKTDKTGNISVQKGTGNFDVEGEGDGTISLNNFQLPFSSQGVEIGNKYDALKDQILSFRDKGLLSESSLSSLSDNMQAINNILEGKSDKTINQVLGVGEEAIKENVRDMNEFIDRHKVNVKVSDQVVEPFNNSDPIPAKDENEIKGMQWK from the coding sequence CTGACCGGGGCTGTAAAGTTCATGCTTGCATCATCCTTTCTCATGGGGCTGATAACCGTGATTATAACAACCGGATTGAGTCCAAAAGGCGGATTTTCAGGCTTTTTCCAATGGATGATGGGAGCCATAATTGTTTCCACAGGTCTGTTTACCTATCCTGTGCAATGCGTGGTTCACGATCTATCCATTGAACAGTATAATGCCAATACAGGATCAGCAATGACCTGGGGCCATACCACAAACCATGTGCCCATAGGCATAGCCCTGCCATTGTTCATGGCCACTACCTTTGAGTTGGAAACAACCTCTTTGATAGACTCGACCTTTACGAGCAATGTCATTCCATCAGGTTTTGGGGACTACCTGTATTTGTCAAGCGGAGGCGGAATAGGTGCTTTGGGCAATATTTTGCTGGCCATGCACGATGCTTCCATGCAGGACCCGCGCCTTACGCTTAATACTGCCAATTTTGCAAAGGAGTGCCTGGTTCCGGCTGTTACGCTCAAGGTGATTTCCAATTCTGAACTGGCAAACTCGGATGACCTGATGGCCACAATCGGGAATAACCTTCTGCTAAACTATTATGCCAATTACGAAAACCCTGAAGGCAGTTCACCGGCTTACACAACAATGGCATGTAATACATACTGGGGCCAGCTTACCGCAGACTGGACTGCTTCCCAGAACAATCTTTATTCCACATTTGCCAGACAGGGATTTCTGCCTTCCCAGAATGTGAATGTAGCCCTGGATGTTGCAGAAGGTGTAATGCGGAGTGCTTTTAATAATGGCACCCTCAATTCCGCAGATGTACTGCGTAATGCCTGGTTTGGAAGGATGATTGACATGGGAATTGGTGAAGCAATGGGTTTTGAAAGCGGGGCTGTTCAATTGATGTCCCAGAGGGTGAGAGAATTCAAGGCAGATCAGAGAGCCTACGGTATCATGGCCCTGATGTGGCTTCCAAAGATCAAGAGTATCCTGCTCTGTATTGTCTGCGCTTTATGGCTGCCCTTGATTCCGTTTATGCTGCTTAACAATTTTAAAGTACCCCTGGGATGGTTCGGCCTGCTTCTCTGGCTTTCCCTGTGGGGTGTAATGCTTTCTGTTATTAATGCGATTTATACGGATCAGCTTATTGAGGTTACGTCTAATGTAGCAGCCACTGCATCAGGAAATCACACCCTGAGTTTTGGAAACAGGTGGTATCTGTGGAGTGAATCCACAAACGTGCTTGCAGGCATGGGGCTTTCCGTATCATGGATGATTCCCCTGTCCGGCATTGTTTTAAGCTGGCTTGGATTAAAAACAATGTCAAGTTCGGCAGTTGAGCAGCGTTTCAACCGGGCAGCCGGAGATATAAGCAGGCTTGAGGATGTGAGCGCAGCCGGAAATCTCCATTATGAAAATACCAAAGTCATGGCACAGGGAGGCAGACCTGAAGAAATGGCCAATGCCAATGCTTTTCGATATGCAAATACAGTGGCAGCTCCTGGTCAGTCATATGGCATGTACGGGAAATCAGGCGCAGTCAATCCGGTTATGAACAGGGCTTCTGTGGATCAGGCTCTGACCGGAACAACAGGAAATGCTCATACAGGTATCCAGGGACAGTCAATGGATATGAAAACCGAAATGCCCGATGCAGGTTTTACAGCAGCAAATGCAGCCATGTTTGACCAGTTTACATCAGATTACCAGGGCACGTTTAACAGGGGTATGAGCGCATCTCTTTCAGAAACTACAAGGGCTTCGGCAAAAGCAGAGCAGGCCAGCAACGTAAAACATGCAGCCCAGGAAGCATTTAAAAATTCAACAGGTGTTGATGTATCAAATGTCCAGCAATGGTCAAGAGACCTGGGATACGGAGCTGACTGGATACACAGCGAAGAAGCCAGACAGGGTGTGGCCCTTGCCATGAGTGTGAAAGATCATCTGATTCAGCAATTTGGATATTCGGACAGCGAAGCCACCAGGATGTCTTCGAGATATATGCACCTTATGGAAGGGAAATTAGGGTTAGGTATAGGCGGAAGTACTGATAAACCATCCTCAATGTCAGGAATTTCACCTTCCGAAAGTTCAGAAATACCAGTCACTAAGGTTAAAAAAGGAATTGATGCAGGTGCCGGGTATAAAATTGCAGCCCAGTTAGCCAATGAAGCCGGACGCGGAACCGGAAAAACTGCAAAGATTGACAAACGTGAAGATGCATACACAGGTCTTGATTCAAGTGTACAGCGATCAAGCAGCGATTCCGGGTCTATACGAACCGGTGAAAAAGGCTCAATGGGTAACAGCAAGCGTGTAAGCGATACTGCAAGCAGGATTTACAGCGCACTTCAAACCTATGAAAAAAGCATCAGTGAATCTGAATCACTCTCACACGAAGCTTCTGAAGCCAGGGCGCTTCAGCATATGTTTTCTGCAAATGCCGGGTTTAATACAATTGGCAGATTGTTCGGACATCATGTGAAAAGCGGGGCAGTTGACGGAATAAACGAATCCAATGTCAGCCGTCATCTGCCGGAAGCAATCTCTTCATTCAGAAAAGCCTGGGAGGATGATCGAAAAAGAAATCAATTGATGAAAGATTATGCCATTGAAAAAGGCATAATCTCTGACGAAGGTGCAAGAGCATTTGAGAGTGATAATATGGCCGAATCTCCAAGACAAATGATTGTTCAGCAGGGCATAAGTCTTTCAGACGGGAACACAATAATGGAAGACAGTGATAATCAGACTTTCAATATTCTCAAAAGCCACGGGAATGATATTCTTGGAAGTCAGGGCAATATCATGAATATTTTAAGGCAGGCCGGAATAACAGCCTCGAATAAGGCCGGAGACAAAACTCTTTTTGAAGATGTATTCAATATAGTTGCTAATGGAAAAAATGACCCTGAATCCATGCAGCAGGATCTTAGTTCACGTTTGAAAAATATATCAGACTCATCTCAACTTCAGGTAGCAGCCATTGCTGCAAAACATGGGTATATGCAGAGAGTTACCGATCCCATTGAAGCTGCAAAAGAAACTGCAAAATACTATGGAAGTGCCATTCAGAACACATTCAGCAATGTTATCAGCAGCATTCCAAAAGCTAATTACCAGACAAATCCGGGTATTATCGGTAATGTAGATTCCGAAACCATGAAATTTGATGATCTGAATCCAGAGTCAGGAAAGGGACTGAAAACTGATAAAACAGGAAATATATCAGTACAAAAAGGAACCGGTAATTTTGATGTTGAAGGTGAGGGAGATGGAACAATAAGTCTTAATAATTTTCAATTGCCGTTTTCTTCTCAAGGAGTTGAGATCGGGAACAAGTATGATGCATTAAAAGACCAAATTCTAAGTTTCAGAGATAAAGGGCTGCTGAGTGAATCATCCCTGAGTTCATTGTCTGATAATATGCAGGCAATTAATAATATCCTTGAAGGAAAAAGCGATAAAACAATCAACCAGGTTTTGGGTGTTGGAGAGGAAGCAATTAAAGAGAATGTCCGGGATATGAATGAATTTATTGACCGTCACAAGGTGAATGTAAAGGTATCAGATCAGGTTGTAGAGCCTTTTAATAATTCTGATCCGATACCGGCAAAAGATGAGAATGAGATTAAAGGGATGCAATGGAAGTAA